The following coding sequences lie in one Trypanosoma brucei gambiense DAL972 chromosome 7, complete sequence genomic window:
- a CDS encoding Adenine phosphoribosyltransferase, putative, whose amino-acid sequence MSLVEVLPNYFTLSKDSPLRKKFEKVYKWYSPAFSPHDVPRFAEVGNITENPEVMRGIRDFFVDRYKNLQQPITHILGFDSRGFLLGPMIAVELNVPFVLIRKANKIAGVIIKSEPYTKEYAAESEECMTVRFGSFDKNSRVVLIDDVIATGGTMLAGVQLVDACGATLVEVAGVLGLTFLKGTQPAHTFAGGRYSNVPFVTLVDETVLSDENCGDPLHHKGSRIISCAEAKKLI is encoded by the coding sequence ATGTCACTTGTGGAGGTTTTGCCGAACTACTTCACTCTTTCGAAGGACTCACCCCTTCGGAAGAAGTTCGAAAAGGTGTACAAATGGTATTCACCAGCCTTTTCGCCTCACGATGTTCCGCGCTTTGCTGAGGTGGGGAATATCACCGAAAATCCTGAAGTGATGCGCGGCATTCGAGACTTCTTCGTTGACCGCTATAAAAATCTTCAGCAGCCCATCACCCACATTTTGGGGTTTGACTCTCGTGGTTTTTTGCTTGGACCAATGATTGCAGTGGAGCTGAACGTGCCTTTTGTACTGATAAGGAAGGCGAACAAAATCGCTGGTGTTATCATTAAGAGTGAACCTTACACGAAGGAATACGCCGCAGAATCAGAGGAGTGCATGACCGTTCGCTTCGGGAGCTTTGACAAGAATTCTCGCGTTGTTCTCATCGATGATGTGATTGCCACTGGTGGTACCATGCTTGCGGGAGTGCAACTTGTTGATGCATGTGGTGCCACTCTTGTGGAAGTGGCGGGTGTTCTCGGCCTCACTTTCCTCAAAGGAACGCAACCCGCCCATACATTTGCGGGAGGTCGGTACAGTAATGTCCCATTTGTCACTCTTGTGGATGAAACTGTCCTTTCTGATGAAAACTGTGGCGATCCTCTTCATCACAAGGGATCCCGCATAATAAGCTGCGCCGAGGCAAAAAAATTGATTTAA
- a CDS encoding Adenine phosphoribosyltransferase, putative, translated as MSRYDAMLTERHPHHFTLADTHPLAKELHANIFGESDLTHANSAHVYDISSLTEKPALFRKVIEFLKCRYETMGDTGPTHIIGVESRGYIIGAPLAVALGIPFVTARVTKRFPSSFVPEGDDLKYLPMSRSIRNDSIPPRARVLIVDDFIGTGSTMLAALRLADIVAAQVVEVLTVCDVASLGGIKIIRESDDEMFKETPIFTLIHFKLSPREAEEQLEFVNSYITRSRL; from the coding sequence ATGTCACGGTATGATGCGATGCTGACTGAGCGTCACCCACATCACTTCACGCTAGCAGATACCCATCCGCTAGCCAAGGAACTGCATGCCAATATCTTTGGAGAATCGGATTTAACACATGCCAATAGTGCTCACGTATACGACATCAGCAGTCTTACCGAAAAGCCGGCGCTCTTTCGAAAGGTCATCGAGTTCCTCAAATGCCGCTATGAAACGATGGGTGACACCGGTCCAACACACATCATTGGAGTGGAATCACGCGGTTACATCATTGGGGCCCCTCTGGCAGTGGCGCTTGGTATTCCATTCGTAACCGCCCGTGTGACGAAACGgtttccctcttcatttGTACCTGAAGGTGACGATTTGAAGTATTTGCCGATGTCACGCTCTATCCGAAATGACAGCATTCCTCCGCGTGCGCGTGTGTTGATTGTTGACGATTTCATTGGTACGGGAAGCACAATGCTTGCCGCACTGCGACTTGCAGATATTGTGGCTGCTCAAGTAGTAGAAGTTCTTACCGTCTGTGATGTGGCCTCGTTGGGGGGTATCAAAATTATACGTGAATCCGATGATGAAATGTTCAAAGAGACGCCTATCTTTACTTTGATTCACTTCAAACTCTCCCCGCGGGAGGCTGAAGAGCAACTTGAATTCGTTAACTCATACATTACCAGGTCACGACTGTGA